In Helicobacter mastomyrinus, a single genomic region encodes these proteins:
- a CDS encoding radical SAM/SPASM domain-containing protein produces the protein MNVSAQKLLRGGGIVNTLPPIAVEFHWCASCNYNCIHCSYGQRRQNKSRLSHEIITQTIADLKELGTKAVYLSGGGEPTTLSKWDIYAQSLIESNIEVALITNSVAIKPEHYALLRKFNYIAVSVYSTKEEQYKAIVGSNHFSGQFELPSKLKTKDSKLIVGARCVINSINYKEIFNTYQKAMEKGFDYIIFIPAVDYEKRRIDLTQEQKDNVLKQIEKGLANINPATTNLINVKNNGIKHYSSSYLPKLQKSIICNAIAMRSNAFINYDGEVYLCQPLIGNKTYSLGNLNQTRFKDLWNAPNHSAIMARLHEKFAKGECENCRAISYNICIDELLQGIKPAIIPNDNFL, from the coding sequence ATGAACGTATCAGCACAAAAGTTGCTACGGGGGGGGGGGATAGTAAATACTCTTCCTCCTATTGCGGTAGAATTTCACTGGTGCGCAAGCTGTAATTACAACTGCATACATTGCAGTTATGGACAAAGAAGACAAAACAAATCTCGCCTAAGCCACGAAATCATCACCCAAACCATCGCCGACTTAAAAGAGCTAGGCACAAAAGCAGTATATCTCTCTGGTGGAGGAGAGCCAACCACACTAAGCAAATGGGATATATACGCACAAAGCCTTATTGAATCAAATATCGAAGTAGCACTTATCACAAATTCTGTCGCTATAAAGCCCGAGCATTATGCGCTTTTGCGGAAGTTTAACTACATCGCAGTATCAGTATATTCCACAAAAGAGGAACAATACAAAGCAATTGTCGGCTCAAATCACTTCTCCGGGCAATTTGAACTCCCAAGCAAGCTCAAAACCAAAGATTCTAAGCTCATCGTAGGAGCGCGTTGCGTTATCAACTCTATCAACTATAAAGAAATTTTCAATACTTACCAAAAGGCTATGGAAAAGGGATTTGACTATATCATCTTTATCCCCGCAGTGGATTATGAAAAACGACGTATTGACCTCACACAAGAGCAAAAGGATAATGTATTAAAGCAAATTGAAAAAGGCTTAGCAAATATCAATCCCGCAACGACAAATCTAATCAACGTAAAAAATAATGGTATCAAACATTATAGTAGCTCCTACCTCCCCAAACTCCAAAAAAGTATCATTTGCAATGCAATAGCAATGCGAAGTAATGCCTTTATCAACTATGATGGTGAGGTATATTTATGCCAACCCCTTATTGGTAATAAAACATATTCTCTAGGGAATCTCAACCAAACAAGATTCAAAGACTTATGGAATGCTCCAAATCATAGTGCTATTATGGCGCGTCTACACGAAAAATTTGCCAAAGGTGAATGTGAAAATTGCCGTGCTATCTCATATAATATCTGTATTGATGAGCTATTACAAGGTATAAAACCTGCTATAATCCCAAATGATAACTTTTTATAG
- a CDS encoding NAD-dependent 4,6-dehydratase LegB encodes MQILITGADGFIGSHLTQAIYEQTQDSTSPFYQAHIKALSLYNSFNSWGWLEDIECLDSIEVLSGDIRDPHFCKHICKDIDIVFHLAALIAIPYSYTAPDSYVDTNIKGTLNICQAALESQVKRIIHTSTSEVYGTALYVPIDEKHPLQPQSPYSATKIGADAIAMSFHNAFSLPLTIARPFNTYGPRQSARAVIPTIITQIASGAKSIKLGDTTPTRDFNYVKDTCRGFIALSLAQNTIGETINIGSNSEISIHDTLLLIKEIMKSDVEFITDSQRIRPQKSEVFRLWCDNTKIKELTDFSPAYTLKEGLEETIAWFSNPANLAKYKSNIYNI; translated from the coding sequence ATGCAAATACTTATCACTGGGGCTGATGGCTTTATCGGCTCACATCTCACACAAGCTATTTATGAGCAAACACAAGATTCTACCTCTCCATTTTATCAAGCCCATATAAAAGCCCTTAGCCTTTATAATTCCTTTAATTCGTGGGGTTGGCTTGAGGATATAGAATGCCTTGATTCTATTGAGGTGCTTAGCGGGGATATAAGAGACCCTCATTTTTGCAAACATATCTGTAAGGATATTGATATAGTCTTTCATCTTGCAGCACTTATTGCTATCCCTTATTCATATACTGCACCAGATAGCTATGTCGATACAAATATCAAAGGTACTCTTAATATTTGCCAAGCTGCATTAGAATCTCAAGTCAAACGCATAATACACACTAGCACAAGCGAAGTATATGGGACAGCTCTCTATGTTCCTATAGATGAAAAACACCCATTGCAACCTCAAAGCCCATATTCTGCAACAAAAATTGGGGCTGACGCTATTGCTATGAGCTTTCACAATGCCTTTTCTCTGCCACTCACAATCGCCCGTCCTTTTAATACCTATGGTCCTAGACAAAGCGCAAGGGCTGTTATCCCAACAATCATTACTCAAATAGCCAGTGGGGCTAAAAGTATCAAGCTTGGTGATACTACGCCAACACGCGATTTTAACTATGTCAAGGATACTTGTCGCGGTTTCATCGCACTCTCTTTAGCACAAAACACCATAGGAGAGACTATAAACATCGGTTCTAATAGTGAAATAAGCATACACGATACATTGCTGCTTATCAAAGAGATAATGAAAAGCGATGTAGAATTTATTACGGATTCTCAAAGAATACGCCCACAAAAAAGCGAGGTTTTCCGTCTATGGTGCGATAATACGAAAATAAAAGAACTGACAGATTTTAGCCCTGCTTATACGTTAAAAGAGGGTTTAGAAGAGACTATCGCTTGGTTTAGCAATCCCGCCAATCTTGCTAAATACAAAAGCAATATATATAATATCTAA
- a CDS encoding M23 family metallopeptidase → MHLVFTYLFIALFLGIAPFVSAKESLAENTAYNGTAFIYHANKPASLTYDKKLLHFISHPSKADEFIAFVPIGYYDKDVKFIKSDTKNVAKITILQKAYKKEQITVAQDKVSYSQEVANRIEKERNDMLKVYRTITKDRLWDKPFIAPLDSVITSPYGSARVFNNTIKSYHGGTDFRAQIGTDIKASNDGKIALVQDRYLSGKTIAIDHGEGLVSVYFHLSDFNVKQGDIIKRGQIIAKSGDTGRVSGAHLHFGIVINGTNVDAMDFIEQVNGLF, encoded by the coding sequence ATGCATTTGGTTTTTACATATCTTTTTATTGCTTTGTTTTTGGGGATAGCGCCTTTTGTGTCCGCTAAAGAGTCTTTGGCTGAAAATACCGCATATAATGGCACGGCTTTTATTTATCACGCGAATAAGCCTGCATCGCTCACCTATGATAAAAAATTGCTCCATTTTATAAGCCACCCGAGCAAAGCAGATGAGTTTATCGCATTTGTGCCGATTGGCTATTATGACAAAGATGTGAAATTTATCAAAAGCGACACTAAAAATGTCGCAAAAATCACTATTTTGCAAAAGGCATATAAAAAGGAGCAAATCACCGTAGCACAGGATAAAGTGAGCTATTCACAAGAGGTAGCAAATCGCATTGAGAAAGAAAGAAATGATATGCTGAAAGTCTATCGCACTATCACTAAGGACAGATTATGGGATAAACCCTTTATCGCGCCTCTAGATTCTGTTATCACTAGCCCTTATGGAAGTGCGCGGGTGTTTAATAATACGATTAAAAGCTATCACGGAGGCACAGACTTCCGCGCTCAAATTGGCACAGACATTAAAGCAAGTAATGATGGCAAAATAGCGCTCGTGCAAGATCGGTATCTTTCAGGTAAAACCATTGCTATTGACCACGGAGAAGGACTTGTAAGCGTATATTTTCATTTAAGTGATTTTAATGTCAAGCAAGGAGATATAATCAAACGTGGGCAAATCATCGCTAAAAGTGGCGATACAGGGCGCGTAAGCGGAGCGCATTTACATTTTGGCATCGTAATTAATGGCACAAATGTCGATGCGATGGACTTCATCGAGCAAGTCAATGGATTATTTTAA
- the rplU gene encoding 50S ribosomal protein L21, whose translation MYAIFKNGGKQYKVSVGSIVLLDKMSLEPKSKVELNEVLAIVDGDNAQIGTPLVKGAKIEAEIINEGRGKKVVTFKKRRRKDSKTKRGFRRDFTRVKILNIIAK comes from the coding sequence ATGTATGCAATATTTAAGAATGGAGGCAAACAATACAAGGTCAGCGTTGGGAGCATTGTGCTGCTTGACAAAATGAGCCTTGAGCCAAAGTCAAAGGTTGAATTGAACGAAGTTTTAGCTATTGTCGATGGAGATAATGCACAGATTGGCACTCCGCTTGTGAAGGGTGCTAAGATTGAGGCGGAAATTATCAACGAGGGCAGGGGCAAAAAGGTCGTTACATTCAAAAAACGTAGAAGAAAAGACAGCAAGACAAAACGAGGCTTTAGACGCGATTTTACTCGTGTGAAGATTCTAAATATTATAGCAAAATAG
- the rpmA gene encoding 50S ribosomal protein L27 codes for MAHKKGQGSTQNNRDSAGRRLGVKKFGSQFVRAGNIIIRQRGTKVHPGDNVGLGKDHTIYALIDGIVKFQQKDKNRKKVSVIPAS; via the coding sequence ATGGCACATAAGAAAGGTCAGGGAAGCACTCAAAATAACCGCGATTCAGCCGGACGCCGTTTAGGTGTAAAAAAATTTGGCTCACAATTTGTTCGAGCGGGTAATATTATCATCCGCCAAAGAGGCACAAAAGTGCATCCGGGCGATAATGTAGGCTTAGGCAAGGATCATACCATTTATGCCTTGATTGATGGGATAGTGAAATTTCAGCAAAAAGATAAAAATCGCAAAAAAGTTTCTGTTATCCCCGCTTCGTAA
- the obgE gene encoding GTPase ObgE: MFVDSVDIFIASGKGGAGAVSFRREKFVIHGGPDGGDGGDGGDVYVEVDNNTDTLSKFRGARHYKAKNGQPGQGKRCSGKRGTDITIKVPPGTQILNHESKELIVDMDTFPKRVRLLKGGKGGLGNAHFKNATNQVPTYAQSGLEGEERHIRLELKLIADVGLVGFPNVGKSTLISVLSNAKPEVANYEFTTLVPHLGVVSIDEYNAFVMADIPGIIEGASEGRGLGIAFLKHIERTGFLLFVLDAMREQSLKEQWEILSLELKKFSSILAQRAFGIVLSKSDIQHLGEEFRDKFCKEYEELQIFLAHIGNPQSFLLPISSLQKMGLKELKFYIMEALKDTKRGILA, from the coding sequence ATGTTTGTAGATAGTGTAGATATTTTTATCGCTTCGGGTAAGGGTGGAGCGGGTGCAGTGAGCTTCCGTAGGGAAAAGTTTGTCATACATGGCGGTCCTGATGGCGGCGATGGCGGCGATGGCGGCGATGTGTATGTGGAGGTAGATAATAATACTGATACACTTTCAAAGTTCCGTGGTGCGCGGCATTATAAGGCGAAAAATGGGCAGCCCGGTCAGGGAAAACGTTGCAGTGGGAAAAGAGGCACGGATATTACGATTAAAGTGCCGCCTGGCACACAGATTCTTAACCATGAGAGCAAAGAGCTAATTGTTGATATGGATACTTTCCCTAAACGTGTGCGTTTGCTTAAGGGTGGCAAGGGTGGCTTGGGCAATGCGCATTTTAAAAACGCCACAAATCAAGTTCCTACTTACGCGCAAAGTGGTTTAGAGGGGGAGGAGAGGCATATACGATTAGAACTTAAGCTGATTGCTGATGTGGGGTTGGTAGGATTCCCAAATGTGGGGAAATCTACGCTTATTTCCGTGCTATCAAATGCAAAGCCAGAGGTGGCAAATTATGAATTTACCACGCTTGTGCCACATCTTGGCGTGGTTAGCATTGATGAATATAATGCGTTTGTAATGGCGGATATTCCGGGTATTATCGAGGGGGCAAGTGAGGGTAGGGGGCTAGGTATTGCATTTTTGAAGCATATTGAACGCACGGGATTCTTACTTTTTGTGCTAGATGCGATGCGGGAGCAAAGTCTTAAGGAACAATGGGAGATTCTCTCTTTGGAGTTAAAAAAATTTTCTTCAATATTGGCTCAAAGAGCCTTTGGCATAGTGCTTTCAAAGAGTGATATACAGCATTTGGGCGAGGAGTTTAGAGATAAATTTTGTAAAGAATATGAGGAATTGCAGATATTTTTAGCCCATATAGGTAATCCGCAAAGCTTCCTCCTACCTATTTCGAGTTTGCAAAAGATGGGACTAAAAGAGCTTAAGTTTTACATTATGGAAGCGCTCAAAGATACAAAAAGAGGGATTCTAGCTTGA
- a CDS encoding outer membrane beta-barrel protein: MASVAMAEESGAFFGAGIGHGSASAKITSNGVIIDGDGKRYGAGLSFDVLAGYKQFFTQNFGLRYYANFTYASFTTYERSGETNAMNELWCEY, from the coding sequence ATGGCTTCTGTGGCAATGGCAGAGGAGAGCGGTGCATTTTTTGGTGCGGGTATAGGGCACGGGTCGGCTTCTGCTAAAATTACCTCAAATGGCGTGATTATCGATGGTGATGGTAAAAGATATGGCGCGGGATTAAGCTTTGATGTTCTTGCTGGGTATAAGCAATTTTTCACTCAAAACTTTGGATTACGCTATTATGCAAATTTTACCTATGCGAGTTTTACAACTTATGAACGTTCAGGTGAAACTAATGCAATGAATGAATTATGGTGTGAATATTGA
- a CDS encoding outer membrane beta-barrel protein — translation MNYGVNIDALYNFIDTGYSSLGAFLGVGVGANTWSGVVVDEIENVGLSPNKTGLDVSLNVGLRSVIHKRLSLEAIIRVPLLLHTLYSGNVENSKMEFVGSRAYNVGSRYIINF, via the coding sequence ATGAATTATGGTGTGAATATTGATGCACTTTATAATTTTATCGATACAGGATATTCTAGTCTTGGAGCATTTTTGGGTGTAGGCGTAGGAGCAAATACTTGGAGCGGTGTGGTTGTAGATGAAATTGAAAACGTTGGGTTAAGCCCTAATAAAACGGGGCTTGATGTGTCTTTAAATGTCGGTTTGCGTAGTGTGATACATAAAAGACTGAGTTTAGAAGCCATCATAAGGGTGCCTCTCTTGTTGCACACGTTGTATTCAGGCAATGTTGAAAATAGCAAGATGGAGTTCGTAGGCTCTCGTGCCTATAATGTCGGCTCGAGGTATATTATTAACTTTTAA
- a CDS encoding YbjQ family protein: MNLYSVDYLPSQNYQTLGLVKGSMVQSKHIGRDIMAGLKGIVGGEIKGYTEMLNDARHIATTRMIEEARNLGANAIIGVRYATSSVMSNTSEVLVYGTAIKIH; encoded by the coding sequence ATGAATCTTTATAGCGTTGATTATCTACCCTCACAGAATTATCAAACACTCGGGCTTGTCAAAGGCTCTATGGTGCAATCAAAGCACATAGGACGTGATATTATGGCAGGACTTAAGGGCATTGTAGGCGGGGAGATTAAAGGCTATACTGAAATGCTTAATGATGCTAGGCATATAGCCACCACGCGTATGATTGAGGAAGCGCGTAATCTTGGGGCAAATGCCATTATTGGCGTTCGCTACGCTACTTCATCGGTGATGAGCAATACTTCAGAAGTGCTCGTATATGGCACAGCTATCAAGATTCATTAA
- the aspS gene encoding aspartate--tRNA ligase, producing the protein MLRTHLCADLGEEHIGTEVQVCGWCNTYRDHGGVVFIDLRDKSGIVQLVCDPSSEAHHIASSVRDEYVLIARGKIRARGEGLENPKLKTGKIEIVLSSLVIENKSPTPPIAIGDESVNEELRLKYRYLDLRSSKAYHIFQTRSNVAIAARNSLHKMGFLEVETPILTQATPEGARDYLVPSRVHQGAFYALPQSPQLFKQLLMVSGFDRYFQIARCFRDEDLRADRQSEFTQIDIEMSFCEENDIITMAETLLKDIFAACGEQIQTPFMRMPYAEAMESYGSDKPDLRFELPLIEVGDLFIESSNPIFQNIAKDSKQNRIKALCVKGGDNFFSRKTLGEAEEFVRKFGAKGLAYIQVKPDECKGPLVKFISQEALNALLKRVGAEIGDIIFFGAGAKKVVWDYMGRLRLKIGADMGLIDEKLRKFLWVVDFPMFEKEDDRTKALHHPFTMPKDLNKDDVEEIESIAYDVVLNGVELGGGSIRIHKDSIQTQVFKLLGIDEAEAQEKFGFLLEALRYGAPPHGGIAIGFDRLIMLITQAQSIRDVIAFPKTQRATCPLTNAPSPVSEEQLKELHIRTKITQMG; encoded by the coding sequence ATGTTAAGAACTCATTTATGCGCAGATTTAGGAGAGGAGCATATAGGCACAGAGGTGCAAGTATGCGGCTGGTGTAACACATATCGCGACCACGGGGGTGTGGTATTTATCGATTTGCGCGATAAAAGCGGTATTGTTCAGCTTGTGTGCGACCCAAGCAGTGAGGCACATCATATCGCTTCAAGTGTGCGTGATGAATATGTGCTTATCGCACGAGGCAAAATACGAGCTAGAGGGGAAGGATTAGAGAATCCAAAGCTCAAAACAGGCAAGATTGAAATCGTGCTTTCCTCACTTGTGATAGAAAATAAATCCCCTACCCCTCCCATAGCTATCGGCGATGAAAGCGTGAATGAGGAGCTAAGGCTCAAATATCGCTATTTAGATTTGCGCTCAAGCAAGGCTTATCATATCTTTCAAACCCGCTCTAATGTCGCCATTGCCGCACGGAATAGTCTGCACAAAATGGGCTTTTTAGAAGTGGAGACACCTATACTCACGCAGGCTACACCAGAGGGTGCAAGAGACTATCTCGTGCCTTCACGTGTGCATCAGGGGGCGTTTTATGCCCTGCCTCAAAGTCCGCAGCTGTTTAAGCAGCTCCTTATGGTAAGCGGCTTTGATAGATATTTTCAAATCGCGCGTTGCTTTAGAGATGAGGATTTGAGAGCGGATAGGCAGTCAGAATTTACGCAAATTGACATTGAAATGAGCTTTTGCGAGGAAAATGACATCATCACAATGGCAGAAACGCTCCTTAAGGATATTTTTGCCGCTTGTGGAGAGCAGATACAAACGCCCTTTATGCGTATGCCTTATGCGGAGGCAATGGAATCTTATGGGAGCGATAAGCCCGATTTGCGCTTTGAGTTGCCACTTATAGAAGTGGGAGATTTGTTTATAGAATCAAGCAATCCTATCTTTCAAAATATCGCTAAAGATTCTAAGCAAAATCGTATCAAAGCCCTTTGTGTCAAGGGTGGGGATAACTTCTTTTCACGCAAGACTTTGGGAGAGGCAGAGGAGTTCGTGCGTAAATTTGGTGCTAAGGGATTAGCATATATCCAAGTGAAACCTGATGAGTGTAAGGGACCATTGGTAAAGTTTATTAGCCAAGAAGCCCTAAACGCACTACTAAAGCGCGTAGGTGCGGAAATAGGGGATATTATATTCTTTGGTGCGGGGGCGAAAAAAGTCGTGTGGGACTATATGGGGCGATTACGGCTTAAAATCGGTGCGGATATGGGGCTTATCGATGAAAAATTGCGTAAATTTCTATGGGTAGTGGATTTTCCTATGTTTGAAAAGGAGGATGACAGGACAAAGGCATTGCACCACCCTTTCACTATGCCAAAGGATTTGAATAAAGATGATGTGGAAGAGATAGAATCTATTGCCTATGATGTCGTGCTAAATGGCGTTGAGTTAGGTGGTGGGAGCATTAGAATCCATAAAGATTCTATACAGACACAAGTTTTTAAGCTGCTTGGGATAGATGAAGCAGAGGCACAGGAAAAGTTTGGCTTTTTGCTTGAAGCCCTGCGCTATGGTGCGCCACCTCACGGGGGGATTGCTATTGGCTTTGATAGACTTATTATGCTTATCACTCAAGCACAAAGCATACGTGACGTAATTGCCTTCCCCAAAACGCAGAGGGCGACTTGTCCGCTTACAAACGCTCCAAGCCCTGTAAGTGAGGAGCAGCTCAAAGAGCTTCACATACGCACGAAAATCACACAGATGGGATAA
- a CDS encoding chemotaxis protein produces MAKKQNEIDKTTSLHLNNEVQFLCFTLEEEKDGTNQLYAMNVFKIREIIYYDNELTETAGDNSGIVLGYLTVRDETIPLVDMRRWLYYSKEHPDRDLREFSLDTKKSLVIICSFSNSTVGLKIMGVKRIIHKSWSDINVGSEFGIDGDSKITATAKYDDGSVIQVLDVERMLTEAFPSVNAANELELNDIAAISSDKVVLLAEDSKSAAKSLQKIIEKLDLRYFSFPNGKALLDYLHNPGVAANIGAVITDLEMPIVSGFEVLKRIKETPATCHIPVIINSSMSSDSNHQMAERLNADGFITKSNPIEVEQALRQILVGINL; encoded by the coding sequence TTGGCAAAAAAGCAAAATGAAATAGACAAAACCACTTCATTACATCTCAATAATGAAGTGCAATTTTTGTGCTTCACATTAGAAGAAGAAAAAGATGGCACAAATCAGCTTTATGCAATGAATGTATTTAAGATACGTGAAATTATTTATTATGATAATGAGCTTACTGAAACAGCGGGAGACAATAGCGGTATCGTGCTAGGCTATCTTACCGTGCGTGATGAGACTATACCGCTTGTAGATATGCGTCGATGGCTATATTATAGCAAAGAACACCCTGATAGAGACTTGCGGGAATTTTCGCTTGATACTAAAAAAAGCTTAGTGATTATTTGTAGCTTTTCTAATAGCACGGTAGGACTTAAAATTATGGGTGTGAAGCGCATTATCCATAAAAGTTGGAGTGATATAAATGTTGGCTCGGAATTTGGTATTGATGGAGATTCTAAAATTACAGCGACAGCAAAATATGATGATGGCTCTGTGATACAAGTCTTAGATGTAGAACGAATGCTCACTGAAGCCTTCCCCTCTGTCAATGCTGCAAATGAGCTCGAACTCAATGATATTGCGGCAATTTCAAGTGATAAAGTCGTGCTATTGGCTGAAGATTCTAAATCTGCGGCAAAATCTTTACAAAAAATCATCGAAAAACTCGATTTAAGATACTTTAGCTTTCCTAACGGCAAGGCTTTGCTTGATTATTTGCATAATCCGGGTGTGGCTGCAAATATCGGTGCGGTTATTACGGATTTGGAAATGCCTATTGTATCAGGCTTTGAAGTATTAAAACGTATCAAAGAAACACCTGCAACTTGTCATATCCCTGTGATTATTAACTCTTCAATGAGTAGTGATAGTAATCACCAAATGGCAGAGCGGCTTAATGCTGATGGCTTTATTACCAAATCAAATCCTATAGAAGTAGAACAAGCATTACGTCAAATTCTTGTAGGCATTAATCTTTAA
- the ligA gene encoding NAD-dependent DNA ligase LigA has translation MTSEEYHTQVQILKKMAYHYYVLDEPIATDEQYDKLYHQILVFEKSNPHLIDFTSPTQRVGDTPLESFSKNSHIQRMWSLEDVFNTDELDEWLQRIYKVYPHATFTCSPKFDGASLNLLYSQGKLISAATRGNGIEGELVTQNAKTIQSIPLEIDFMGDIEIRGEVVIAKDDFESINAERLKDNQSLFANPRNAAAGSLRQLDSRITAQRKLRFMPWGIGAGLEHFASFYDALQSIIGFGFIPVPFLKHCKDKVDIQDIYNLLLSQRNSYAIMLDGMVIMLDDIASQHQLGWTIKAPRFACAYKFPAIEKSSKILSVSLQVGRTGIITPVAELMPVEIEGAMIARATLHNFSEIERKDIMIGDEVIIIRSGDVIPKIIKPLVGLRDGTQKAIVKPTHCPVCGEELLVEEVFIKCQNLSCEARVIESIIHFASKKALNIDGLGEKIVIQLYENALVRNIKDIYTLNTTQLLALEGWQDKRAQNLINAIQDTIGVELWRFINAVGIEHIGEGASKKLAQKFGLETFNISLEDVMSLDGFGEEMAYSLIEFNRANKALIEQLLAIIQPRIEILQIDSSHIFYGKTIVLTGTLSQPRDTISALLESKGAKIVSSVSKKTDFVVYGEKAGSKLEKAQDLGIKTLNEAELFTLLTEE, from the coding sequence ATGACAAGTGAAGAATACCACACTCAAGTGCAGATTCTAAAGAAAATGGCTTATCATTATTATGTGCTTGATGAGCCAATAGCTACTGATGAGCAATATGATAAGCTTTATCACCAAATCCTAGTATTTGAAAAAAGCAATCCTCACCTTATTGATTTCACCTCTCCTACCCAGCGCGTGGGTGATACACCCTTAGAATCTTTTAGTAAAAATAGTCATATCCAGCGTATGTGGAGCTTAGAAGATGTGTTTAATACTGATGAGCTAGATGAATGGCTACAAAGAATCTACAAAGTCTATCCTCACGCGACTTTCACTTGCTCACCTAAGTTTGATGGTGCGAGTTTGAATCTACTTTATTCACAGGGCAAACTCATAAGTGCGGCTACGCGAGGAAATGGCATAGAGGGAGAATTGGTAACGCAAAATGCAAAAACGATACAAAGCATTCCGCTTGAAATCGACTTTATGGGGGATATTGAGATACGTGGGGAGGTAGTCATTGCTAAAGATGATTTTGAATCTATCAATGCAGAGCGATTAAAAGACAATCAAAGTCTTTTTGCCAATCCTCGAAACGCTGCTGCAGGGAGTTTAAGACAGCTAGATTCTAGAATCACTGCTCAACGTAAATTACGCTTTATGCCTTGGGGTATTGGGGCGGGACTAGAGCATTTTGCAAGTTTTTATGACGCTTTGCAAAGCATTATAGGCTTTGGCTTCATACCTGTGCCGTTTTTGAAGCATTGCAAAGATAAGGTGGATATACAGGACATATATAACCTTCTCCTTTCTCAACGCAATAGTTATGCGATTATGCTTGATGGTATGGTTATTATGCTTGATGATATAGCCTCCCAACACCAGCTAGGTTGGACGATTAAAGCCCCGCGATTTGCTTGTGCGTATAAATTCCCTGCGATTGAAAAAAGCTCCAAGATTTTATCTGTGAGTTTGCAAGTAGGGCGCACGGGAATTATCACGCCTGTGGCAGAGCTTATGCCTGTGGAGATTGAGGGGGCGATGATTGCACGTGCGACTTTGCATAATTTTAGCGAGATTGAGCGCAAGGATATTATGATTGGCGATGAAGTGATTATTATCCGCAGTGGCGATGTGATACCGAAAATCATTAAGCCCCTTGTAGGTTTGCGTGATGGCACACAAAAGGCTATTGTTAAACCTACGCATTGCCCTGTGTGCGGTGAGGAACTCCTTGTCGAAGAGGTTTTTATCAAATGTCAAAATCTTAGCTGTGAGGCACGCGTGATAGAATCTATTATTCATTTTGCATCCAAAAAGGCACTAAATATCGATGGTTTGGGTGAAAAAATCGTGATTCAACTCTATGAAAATGCGCTTGTGCGGAATATCAAAGATATTTATACCTTGAATACTACGCAGCTTTTAGCTCTTGAGGGTTGGCAAGACAAACGCGCACAAAACCTCATTAATGCGATACAAGATACTATAGGTGTGGAATTGTGGCGGTTTATCAATGCAGTTGGGATTGAACATATTGGCGAAGGAGCGAGCAAGAAACTCGCGCAAAAATTTGGCTTAGAGACTTTTAACATATCTTTAGAAGATGTGATGAGTCTTGATGGCTTCGGGGAGGAGATGGCGTATTCCCTTATTGAGTTTAACCGAGCAAACAAGGCACTTATTGAGCAATTACTTGCCATCATTCAGCCACGTATAGAGATTTTACAAATTGATAGTAGCCATATTTTTTATGGTAAAACTATCGTGCTTACAGGCACACTTTCCCAACCACGCGATACTATCAGCGCACTTTTAGAATCTAAAGGCGCAAAGATTGTCTCAAGCGTGAGTAAAAAGACGGACTTTGTCGTTTATGGAGAAAAAGCAGGGAGCAAACTAGAGAAAGCACAAGATTTAGGCATAAAGACATTAAACGAAGCAGAGCTTTTCACCCTTCTTACGGAAGAATGA